In one window of Sandaracinaceae bacterium DNA:
- the purD gene encoding phosphoribosylamine--glycine ligase, with amino-acid sequence MKVLVIGSGAREHSLAWKLSQDAHVEVFVAPGNAGMSAVAQRRPLRSITPETIVALARELGAAFVIVGPEAPLVDGAIDALAAAGIEAFGPPRFQAQLEGSKIFSKEFMARHGVPTAGFAVFSDADEAEAYVRAAGRPLVVKADGLAAGKGVTVAKDADEAADAIDRIMRQREFGGAGARVLIEECLVGEEVSFHVVCDGERYVPLAPAQDHKRAFDGDQGPNTGGMGAYSPPPVVSADVERKILTRVVEPTLAGMRAEGHPFRGALFVGVMVVDGEPLVLEYNTRFGDPECESMMMRWSGSVLPLLQGSARGDLRGVTPAWDAPTSLCVVLASGGYPGAYETGKVIHGLEAAAAVEGVTVFHAGTTERDGAIVTNGGRVLTVTAIGRTLDEAAERAYRAADAITFEGKMLRRDIGWRARTATAPR; translated from the coding sequence ATGAAGGTGTTGGTGATTGGCAGCGGCGCGCGCGAGCACTCGCTCGCCTGGAAGCTGTCGCAGGACGCCCACGTCGAGGTCTTCGTGGCCCCCGGCAACGCAGGCATGAGCGCCGTGGCGCAGCGGCGCCCCCTGCGTTCGATCACGCCCGAGACCATCGTCGCGCTGGCTCGTGAGCTGGGCGCGGCGTTCGTCATCGTGGGCCCCGAGGCCCCTCTGGTGGACGGCGCCATCGATGCGCTCGCCGCGGCGGGCATCGAGGCCTTCGGTCCGCCACGCTTCCAGGCGCAGCTCGAGGGCTCCAAGATCTTCTCGAAGGAGTTCATGGCGCGGCACGGCGTGCCCACCGCGGGCTTCGCCGTCTTCAGCGACGCGGACGAGGCCGAGGCCTATGTGCGCGCCGCGGGTCGACCGCTGGTGGTGAAGGCCGACGGTCTCGCGGCCGGGAAGGGCGTCACCGTGGCCAAGGACGCCGATGAAGCGGCCGACGCCATCGACCGCATCATGCGGCAGCGCGAGTTCGGCGGCGCGGGCGCGCGCGTGCTCATCGAGGAGTGCCTGGTGGGCGAGGAGGTGAGCTTCCACGTGGTGTGCGACGGCGAGCGCTACGTGCCGCTCGCGCCCGCGCAGGACCACAAGCGCGCCTTCGACGGGGACCAGGGCCCCAACACGGGTGGCATGGGCGCCTACTCGCCGCCGCCCGTGGTGAGCGCCGACGTGGAGCGCAAGATCCTCACGCGCGTGGTCGAGCCCACGCTGGCCGGCATGCGGGCCGAGGGTCACCCCTTCCGCGGAGCGCTCTTCGTGGGCGTCATGGTGGTAGACGGCGAGCCGCTGGTGCTCGAGTACAACACGCGCTTCGGCGACCCCGAGTGCGAGAGCATGATGATGCGCTGGAGCGGGTCGGTGCTGCCCCTGCTGCAGGGCTCGGCGCGAGGCGACCTGCGCGGTGTCACGCCCGCGTGGGACGCGCCCACCAGCCTGTGCGTGGTGTTGGCGTCGGGCGGCTATCCCGGCGCCTACGAGACGGGCAAGGTCATCCACGGGCTCGAGGCGGCGGCGGCGGTCGAGGGGGTTACCGTGTTTCACGCCGGCACCACGGAGCGCGACGGCGCCATCGTCACCAACGGGGGTCGCGTGCTCACCGTGACGGCCATCGGCAGAACGCTGGACGAGGCCGCCGAGCGCGCCTACCGCGCGGCCGACGCGATCACCTTCGAAGGCAAGATGCTGCGCCGCGACATCGGTTGGCGCGCCCGCACAGCCACTGCCCCGCGATGA